Proteins encoded within one genomic window of Hermetia illucens chromosome 2, iHerIll2.2.curated.20191125, whole genome shotgun sequence:
- the LOC119650035 gene encoding proclotting enzyme-like, translating to MKSVQLISVPSLIFVCLIVLFTGEIDGAQVTSADEPQSESVNHHHQIKKRLVSLFNPPNKAYEACVTPTGAKGHCKHIKHCSLPDFSSNFLRIFSYLCIIESSAIGVCCPDNTVAQPGPKVETFFGAHEESTADLVTDDSGRIVNKPENRGCGLATKQFPKISGGRPAKPDEWPWMAAIMRRGYPNAYCGGALITDRHVLTAAHCTHQFDVADIYVRLGEYDFSEFNETRLRDFRAASIRQHIDFNPATYENDIAVIKLERPTIFNTYIWPVCMPPLGETWEGWIGIVTGWGTTFFGGPHSNVLMEVAVPIWNHERCKRAFVNRVSDEFLCAGSDEGGRDSCQGDSGGPLLVQLPNRRWVIVGIVSWGLRCGEKDHPGIYTRVNKYISWVVENSAF from the exons ATGAAGAGTGTTCAATTAATATCTGTACCTAGTTTAATATTCGTTTGCCTGATAGTACTCTTCACAGGAGAAATAG ATGGCGCTCAAGTTACATCAGCAGACGAACCTCAAAGCGAATCGGTTAATCATCACCACCAGATTAAGAAACGGCTCGTATCTCTCTTCAACCCG CCTAACAAAGCCTATGAGGCGTGTGTAACTCCGACAGGAGCGAAAGGTCATTGCAAGCATATCAAACATTGTTCGTTACCGGATTTCTCGTCTAATTTTTTGAGGATTTTCAGTTATTTATGTATCATCGAATCATC TGCCATTGGAGTCTGTTGCCCGGACAACACAGTTGCACAACCAGGACCGAAGGTAGAAACATTTTTCGGTGCTCACGAAGAAAGTACGGCTGATCTGGTCACTGATGATTCAGGACGTATTGTTAATAAACCTGAAAACCGAGGATGTGGGTTGGCAACTAAACAATTCCCAAAAATTTCTGGCGGTCGACCGGCGAAACCTGACGAATGGCCATGGATGGCGGCTATCATGCGCCGAGGTTATCCTAACGCTTATTGTGGGGGTGCTCTTATTACAGACAGACACGTACTCACTGCTGCTCACTGTACTCATCAATTCGATGTTGCAGATATTTATGTTCGATTGGGGGAGTACGACTTCAGTGAATTCAATGAGACCAGGCTACGTGATTTTCGAGCCGCCTCAATAAGACAACATATTGATTTCAACCCTGCTACGTATGAGAATGACATCGCAGTCATAAAGCTCGAGAGACCTACGATTTTCAACACATATATTTGGCCTGTGTGTATGCCACCACTTGGAGAAACCTGGGAAGGGTGGATTGGCATTGTAACCGGCTGGGGAACAACATTCTTCGGCGGACCCCATTCCAACGTTTTGATGGAAGTCGCTGTCCCCATTTGGAATCATGAAAGATGCAAACGAGCTTTTGTGAATAGAGTTTCGGATGAGTTCCTCTGCGCTGGATCGGACGAAGGAGGTCGTGACTCTTGCCAAGGTGATAGCGGTGGCCCACTATTGGTTCAACTACCGAACAGACGGTGGGTTATTGTAGGAATTGTTTCTTGGGGTCTGCGATGTGGCGAGAAAGATCATCCTGGAATCTATACAAGAGTAAATAAATACATCTCGTGGGTCGTTGAAAACTCTGCCTTTTAA